A genomic window from Sparus aurata chromosome 14, fSpaAur1.1, whole genome shotgun sequence includes:
- the LOC115595472 gene encoding tRNA-splicing ligase RtcB homolog, with translation MHDGGVGFDINCGVRLLRTNLDEGDVQPVKEQLAQSLFDHIPVGVGSKGVILMGAKDLEEALEMGVDWSLREGYAWAEDKEHCEEYCRMLQADPNKVSSKAKKRGLPQLGTLGAGNHYAEIQVVDEIYNDYAAKKMGIDHKGQVCVMIHSGSRGLGHQVATDALVAMEKAMKRDKITVNDRQLACARITSQEGQDYLKGMAAAGNYAWVNRSSMTFLTRQAFFKVFATTPDDLDMHVIYDVSHNIAKVEEHVVDGKQRTLLVHRKGSTRAFPPHHPLIPVDYQLTGQPVLIGGTMGTCSYVLTGTDQGMTETFGTTCHGAGRALSRAKSRRNLDFQDVLDKLADMGIAIQVASPKLVMEEAPESYKNVTDVVNTCHDAGISRKAIKLRPNAVIKG, from the exons atgcatgatg GCGGCGTTGGTTTTGATATAAACTGCGGCGTCCGTCTGCTGAGGACGAACCTGGACGAGGGCGACGTTCAGCCAGTGAAGGAGCAGCTGGCTCAGTCGCTGTTCGACCACATCCCAGTGGGAGTCGGATCCAAGGGAGTCATCTTGATGGGAGCCAA ggacCTGGAGGAGGCTCTGGAGATGGGGGTGGACTGGTCCCTGAGGGAGGGTTACgcctgggctgaagacaaagagcACTGCGAGGAGTACTGCAGGATGCTGCAGGCCGACCCCAACAAAGTCTCGTCCAAGGCCAAGAAGAGAGGCCTGCCGCAG CTGGGGACTCTGGGAGCTGGAAACCACTACGCTGAGATCCAGGTGGTGGACGAGATCTACAACGACTACGCCGCCAAGAAGATGGGCATCGACCACAaaggtcaggtgtgtgtgatgatCCACAGCGGCAGCAGAGGCCTCGGACACCAGGTGGCCACAG ACGCTCTGGTCGCCATGGAGAAGGCCATGAAAAGAGACAAGATCACGGTGAACGATCGCCAGCTGGCGTGCGCTCGCATCACGTCACAGGAAGGACAGGACTACCTGAAGGGGATGGCGGCCGCAGGAAACTACGCCTGGGTCAACCGCTCGTCCATGACCTTCCTCACCAGACAG GCCTTTTTTAAAGTGTTCGCCACGACGCCGGACGACCTCGACATGCACGTCATCTACGACGTTTCTCACAACATCGCCAAAGTGGAGGAGCACGTGGTGGACGGGAAGCAGAGGACGCTGCTGGTTCACCGCAAAGGATCCACCCGAGCGTTCCCCCCGCACCACCCCCTCATCCCTGTAGACTACCAG CTCACAGGTCAGCCGGTGTTGATCGGAGGGACGATGGGAACCTGCAGTTACGTCCTCACAGGGACCGATCAAGGCATGACGGAGACATTCGGCACCACCTGTCACGGAGCG GGTCGCGCTCTGTCTCGAGCGAAGTCCCGCAGGAACCTGGACTTCCAGGACGTCCTGGACAAACTGGCCGACATGGGCATCGCCATCCAAGTGGCTTCACCCAAACTGGTCATGGAGGAG gCTCCTGAATCGTACAAGAACGTGACGGATGTTGTCAACACGTGTCACGACGCTGGAATCAGTAGGAAGGCGATCAAACTGAGACCGAACGCCGTGATTAAAGGCTGA